Proteins encoded together in one Coffea arabica cultivar ET-39 chromosome 2c, Coffea Arabica ET-39 HiFi, whole genome shotgun sequence window:
- the LOC140035404 gene encoding phosphoglycerate mutase-like protein AT74H produces MINRNSTGNHVHQHQQQQSHSHSHHRNLPKRIILVRHGESQGNKDDSAYVVTPDYKIPLTSTGISQARQAGLGIRQVVSDQGSSQNWRIYFYVSPYERTRSTLREIGRAFSRRRLIGVREECRIREQDFGNFQVAERMKIIKQTREKFGRFFYRFPEGESAADVYDRVSSFLESLWRDIDMNRLQQNAADDLNLVIVSHGLAIRVFLMKWFKWTVEQFEYLNNLGNCEFRVMQLGIGGEYSLAVNHSDEEMQAWGLSSDMIADQRWRARAKKGDWNEKCPWYLDAFFDSLAETDESSEEDDESKEFLDCV; encoded by the exons ATGATAAACAGGAATTCTACTGGTAACCATGTCCATCAGCATCAGCAGCAGCAATCTCATTCTCATTCTCACCATAGAAATCTACCCAAGAGAATAATCTTGGTCCGGCATGGCGAAAGCCAAGGGAACAAAGATGACTCGGCATACGTTGTCACCCCGGATTACAAAATCCCATTAACTTCTACTGGCATTTCCCAAGCTCGGCAAGCCGGATTAGGCATCAGACAGGTGGTTTCCGATCAGGGTTCTTCTCAGAATTGGAGAATTTACTTCTATGTCTCTCCTTATGAGCGCACGCGCTCCACGCTCCGGGAGATCGGCCGGGCATTTTCCAGGCGTCGACTGATCGGTGTCCGGGAAGAGTGCAGGATTAGGGAACAAGATTTTGGGAATTTTCAGGTGGCGGAGAGGATGAAGATTATTAAACAGACCAGAGAGAAGTTTGGAAGGTTCTTTTATCGGTTTCCTGAAGGCGAATCGGCGGCCGATGTCTATGACAGGGTTTCCA GTTTCCTTGAATCTTTATGGAGGGATATAGACATGAACAGACTTCAACAAAACGCAGCTGATGACCTAAATCTCGTAATTGTATCTCATGGACTAGCTATTCGCGTCTTTCTCATGAAGTGGTTCAAGTGGACTGTCGAACAATTTGAGTATCTAAACAATCTTGGCAACTGCGAGTTTCGAGTTATGCAATTAGGCATTGGTGGAGAATATAGCTTGGCGGTCAATCATAGTGATGAAGAGATGCAAGCATGGGGGTTATCCTCAGATATGATAGCAGACCAGAGGTGGCGAGCTCGTGCCAAGAAGGGTGATTGGAATGAAAAGTGTCCTTGGTACCTTGATGCTTTCTTTGATAGCCTAGCTGAGACAGATGAAAGttctgaagaagatgatgaaagCAAAGAGTTCTTGGACTGCGTGTGA